One segment of Mustelus asterias unplaced genomic scaffold, sMusAst1.hap1.1 HAP1_SCAFFOLD_106, whole genome shotgun sequence DNA contains the following:
- the LOC144484397 gene encoding uncharacterized protein LOC144484397: MEKPWKCADCAKRYRYPNELEVHRRNHIGERPFTCSQCGKGFTRLSILQSHQRVHTGERPFTCSQCGKGFTQLSTLQKHQRVHTGERPFTCSQCGKGFTRLSILQSHQRVHTGERPFTCSQCGKGFCDPSSLRIHQRVHTGERPFTCSQCEKGFCNPSSLLRHQRVHTGERPFTCSQCGKGFYDSSSLRIHQRVHTGERPFTCSQCGKGFTWSNQLQRHQRVHTRERPFTCSQCGKEFTRSSQLQRHHEVHTGERPFTCSQCGEGFTQSSHLLRHQRIHTGERPFTCSQCEKGFTRLSSLRIHQRVHTGERPFTCSQCGKGFSLSSQLLRHQRVHE; encoded by the coding sequence atggagaaaccatggaaatgtgcggactgtgcgaagagatacagatacccaaatgagctggaagttcatcggcgcaaccacattggggagaggccattcacctgctctcagtgtgggaagggattcactcggttatccatcctgcagtcacaccagcgagttcacactggggagagaccgttcacctgctctcagtgtgggaagggattcactcagttatccaccctgcagaaacaccagcgagttcacactggggagaggccattcacctgctctcagtgtgggaagggattcactcggttatccatcctgcagtcacaccagcgagttcacactggggagaggccgttcacctgctctcagtgtgggaagggattctgtgatccatccagcctgcggatacaccagcgggttcacactggggagaggccattcacctgctctcagtgtgagaagggattctgtaatccatccagcctgctgagacaccagcgagttcacactggggagaggccgttcacctgctctcagtgtgggaagggattctatgattcatccagcctgcggatacaccagcgggttcacactggggagaggccattcacctgctctcagtgtgggaagggattcacttggtcaaaccagctgcagagacaccagcgagttcacactagggagaggccattcacctgctctcagtgtgggaaggaattcactcggtcatcccagctgcagagacaccatgaagttcacactggggagaggccattcacctgctctcagtgtggggagggattcactcagtcatcccacctgctgagacaccagcgaattcacactggggagaggccgttcacctgctctcagtgtgagaagggattcactcgattatccagcctgcggatacaccagcgagttcacactggggagaggccattcacctgctctcagtgtgggaagggattcagtctttcatcccagctgctgagacaccaacgagttcacgagtga
- the LOC144484407 gene encoding uncharacterized protein LOC144484407, translating into MERHDDTDTIEKPWICGDCGKAFTCPSKLETHRRTHTGERPFTCPVCWKEFTQSSCLTLHQRVHTGERPYTCSVCGKGFVQMYNLQLHRRVHTGERPFTCSVCGKRFINSSNLVTHQRVHTEERPFSCTDCGKSFRHSSSLKAHQRLHTGERPFTCSEC; encoded by the coding sequence ATGGAGAGACATGATGATACTGACACCATAGAGAAACCGTggatatgtggggactgtgggaaagcattcacttgcccatccaaactggaaactcatcgacgcacccacacaggggagagacccttcacgtGTCCCGTGTGTTGGAAGGAATTTACTCAATCATCCTGCCTAacattacaccagcgagttcacactggagagagaccatacacttgctctgtgtgtgggaagggattcgtccAGATGTATAACCtacaattacacaggagagttcacactggggagaggccgttcacctgctccgtgtgtgggaagcgattcattaattcatccaaccttgtgacacaccagcgagttcacactgaggagaggccgttcagctgcactgactgtggaaagagcttcagacATTCATCCAGCCTCAAAGCTcatcagcgacttcacactggggagagaccattcacctgctcagagtgttga
- the LOC144484413 gene encoding uncharacterized protein LOC144484413 yields the protein MALVTGSADTYDGVIKTVNAEEAGMKGMQRYWRVFHRALEGEDLQSGKLKPNITSGSEYHRVFNMQENSNVHSCGKGFTDSSTLLKHQQVHTDERPFKCLDCGKCYKSSQNLMRHQLVHTDERPFRCSHCETGFRQSSELTAHQRIHTGEKPFICFKCGKRFTRSSGLRQHHRVHTGERTFTCSKCGKGFSDSSTLLKHQQVHTDERPFKCADCEKCYKGSVDLMRHQLVHTDERPFRCSHCGTGFRQLCQLTAHQWVHTGEKPFICLQCEKGFIQSATLQRHQRIHTGERPFTCFVCGKRFTRSSTLMSHQRVHK from the exons ATGGCCTTGGTAACTGGGAGTGCGGACACgtatgatggagtgattaaaactgtGAATGCTGAGGAAGCCGGAATGAAAGGAATGCAGAGATATTGGAGGGTT tttcacaGGGCGTTAGAAGGGGAAGATTTGCAGtcagggaaactgaaaccaaacatcacatcaggatctgaatatcatcggGTTTTTAACATGCAAGAAAACAGCAACGTTCACAGT tgtgggaagggatttactgattcatccactctgctgaaacatcagcaagttcacactgatgagagaccatttaaatgcttggactgtgggaagtgctataaaagttctcagAACCTAATGCgacatcagcttgttcacactgacgagagacccttcagatgctctcactgtgagactgggttcagacaatcatctgaactcactgcacatcagcgaattcacactggggagaagccgttcatctgtttcaaatgtgggaagagattcactcgatcatcAGGGCTTCGACaacaccatcgagttcacacaggggagagaacattcacctgctccaaatgtgggaagggattcagcgattcgtccactctgctgaaacaccagcaagttcacactgacgagagaccttttaaatgtgctGACTGTGAGAAATGCTATAAAGGTTCTGTGGACCTGATGCgccatcagcttgttcacactgacgagagaccgttcaggtgctctcactgcgggactgggttcagacaaTTATGTCAACTGACTGCAcaccagtgggttcacactggggagaagccgttcatctgtttgcagtgtgagaaaggattcattcaatcagccaccctgcagagacaccagcgaattcacactggggagagaccattcacctgcttcgtgtgtgggaagagattcactcgctcatccaccCTGAtgagtcaccagcgagttcacaaataa